In the Nitrospirota bacterium genome, one interval contains:
- a CDS encoding multicopper oxidase domain-containing protein, whose translation MKKVSGSHSCRAYRAAASLPAALLVSSLLASPMGLAAEQHGHHGDVGEASADKVIYREGGSVLHDRMMEEVKRQQESIGQKGGYSTGANSHMLQQGVLLVTEDPTKVSVNNGQRCPATAPVKDYHVSAINIEITLSRFLDYFPGYMYVLTENVEKVRGEEAANKAAREKENDPGAVSNGLQGDVIQPLVIRANQGDCLKLTLHNDIKDEVSSLIINGSSMVVSASGKPATPSDPDATVPSGGKQSFEWYIKPDTQEGARFFRSHASRDQFNQGLIGMLVVEPRGSRYLSPFDGKPMASGWEAMIEDPKGADFREFAIFYHEAGDEAFRLLNKKGEMLPQRDPHTDSYRPGARLLNYRSEPHGTRIELQAHMGFYGDESMAYGSYTFGDPATTIPRSYLGDPAKFRMAGGSEIVHSHHLHGGSIRWARQPGNSNLDFAVSKNGPVKFPPISDPSDRLDVQSIGPTEVYDQVIEGGSGGLQALAGEFVFHCHIPQHYVTGMWGFWRVYNTLQQPGSQTDVMKPLVELPDRIGKIKTGTSSDKLVGTTVDWYGGKKYEITKDKTDWKANPVKVSIKDWVEMMLTPQGKPGKKSTEKEQTLAYDATVNDWAWDGSKALSEPETSYEWVNYKSATPGKRQEILFDSQSGKIAWPWLRPHLGRRVPFSPSHSGAPWLEPIHRREDGSNSTEPPKPGEQGPWSLCPEGAPLKSFNIHAIGLPITLKTATAKTPAIVDPGGLLYVLHEEEQEVRKNPAKQMPLVIRGNVQDCIDVVYKSELKDDERQGFSSKTNLHPHMFQFDTQASDGPIIGFSYEMSLRPFTILKDEHPGKGMPVPMNTTMEADAAKGTASIKVKDASRYHVKTELGVGMDEVNGFESARISKIEGNTITFERPLKYSHKKGEIVSVEWIRERWYVDADFGTTFWHDHVFGLDGWGHGFYSTFIAEPPRSTYHDPVTGKEIRSGPVADIHTLEPVSAHIRGSFREIVTQVMDSNPRTAELITADNPQARVGAISVDGTPSAVYPAKLNLSPMKFLNGGEATTGGGYNMRVEPLSVRLANNPDPSQLFSSLIHGDPGTPMLRAYLGDPIVVRLIEGSANEVHSWHISGHWFPMERYSKNSIPRSSLHVVIGERYDAAIPAAGGPQQMAGDYPYYSGRASHFVEGSWGLFRVLDKADATLKPLPGREEIPQSAKSVCPADAPVKTFNVAAIDKAIRYNKGTPGVMEVDMERKMVLGNETGKMYVLEGEKTKVAAGSIEPSPLTLHVNVGDCIKVNLKNEMAKERAGFHVDHVAYDPKESMGINAGNNPGDQTVAPGQSRTYTFFAHPEFGENAALIQDWGNVIENPRNGLFGAIVIGPKGSQYRDPATGEDLAQKSSWRADVIVDRSLSGNETRQNYRSFALLFQDEDNIIGTSFMPYIQKVAGVTAVNYRSEPTDYRVEKGCAYSEVFACVKTGDTPVTPAIAAHVGDPVVIHVLGAFSEQVQLFSVSGHEWKHEPYMSGADLVSTMEFGGTEVINAWLHGGAGGPNGIPGNYLWLNQRPGYLDAGHWGTLTVLDRDSRAILPLSGQAPATQQAEEQTPVQSVPVSMKAN comes from the coding sequence ATGAAAAAGGTATCGGGTTCGCACAGCTGCCGGGCTTACCGCGCGGCGGCAAGTCTGCCGGCAGCGCTGCTCGTCAGCAGTTTGCTGGCATCCCCGATGGGGCTGGCCGCAGAGCAGCATGGTCACCACGGCGACGTGGGGGAGGCATCAGCAGACAAGGTAATTTATCGCGAGGGCGGATCGGTCCTGCACGACCGTATGATGGAGGAGGTGAAGCGTCAACAGGAATCGATCGGTCAGAAAGGCGGGTATAGTACGGGCGCCAACAGCCATATGTTACAGCAAGGCGTTCTCCTGGTGACGGAGGATCCGACGAAAGTCTCCGTCAACAACGGGCAGCGCTGTCCGGCCACCGCCCCGGTGAAAGACTATCACGTCTCGGCGATCAACATCGAAATTACGCTGAGCCGGTTCCTCGACTATTTCCCGGGCTACATGTACGTGCTCACAGAGAATGTCGAGAAAGTCCGCGGCGAAGAAGCCGCGAACAAGGCGGCGCGGGAAAAGGAAAACGATCCCGGCGCCGTGTCGAACGGGTTGCAGGGCGATGTCATTCAGCCCCTCGTGATCCGGGCCAACCAGGGCGATTGCCTCAAGCTCACCTTGCACAACGATATCAAGGATGAAGTTTCCAGCCTGATCATCAATGGGTCCTCCATGGTGGTGTCGGCCTCAGGAAAACCCGCCACTCCGTCCGATCCCGATGCAACGGTCCCGTCCGGCGGCAAGCAGAGCTTCGAATGGTACATCAAGCCGGATACCCAGGAGGGGGCGAGGTTTTTCCGATCGCATGCGTCGCGCGACCAGTTCAACCAGGGCTTGATCGGCATGCTGGTGGTGGAGCCGCGCGGCTCACGCTATCTCAGCCCGTTCGACGGCAAGCCGATGGCCAGCGGCTGGGAGGCCATGATCGAAGATCCCAAGGGCGCGGACTTCCGGGAATTCGCGATTTTCTATCATGAGGCCGGCGACGAAGCGTTCCGTCTCTTGAACAAGAAGGGCGAAATGCTGCCCCAGCGCGATCCGCATACCGATTCCTATCGGCCGGGCGCGCGGTTACTGAACTACCGCAGTGAACCGCACGGCACGCGCATCGAGCTTCAGGCCCACATGGGCTTCTATGGCGATGAGTCCATGGCGTACGGGTCCTATACCTTCGGCGATCCCGCCACGACCATTCCCCGGTCCTACCTCGGCGATCCGGCCAAGTTCCGGATGGCGGGCGGCTCGGAAATCGTGCACTCGCATCACCTCCACGGCGGCTCCATCCGCTGGGCGCGCCAGCCGGGGAATAGCAACCTGGACTTCGCGGTGTCGAAGAACGGGCCGGTGAAGTTCCCTCCGATCAGCGATCCCTCAGACCGTTTGGACGTGCAGTCCATCGGGCCGACAGAGGTCTACGATCAGGTGATTGAGGGTGGGTCGGGGGGCCTGCAAGCCCTGGCCGGTGAGTTCGTGTTCCATTGCCACATCCCGCAGCATTATGTGACGGGCATGTGGGGCTTCTGGCGCGTGTACAACACGCTGCAGCAGCCGGGCTCCCAGACCGACGTGATGAAGCCGCTGGTCGAGCTGCCGGATCGCATCGGCAAGATCAAGACGGGCACTTCGTCGGACAAGCTTGTCGGCACGACGGTGGACTGGTACGGCGGCAAGAAGTACGAGATCACCAAGGACAAGACCGATTGGAAAGCCAACCCGGTCAAGGTCTCCATCAAGGATTGGGTGGAGATGATGCTCACGCCGCAAGGCAAGCCGGGCAAGAAGAGCACCGAGAAAGAGCAGACGCTGGCCTACGATGCGACGGTCAACGATTGGGCGTGGGATGGGAGCAAGGCGCTCAGCGAGCCAGAGACCTCGTACGAATGGGTCAACTACAAGTCGGCGACGCCGGGCAAGCGGCAGGAGATTCTCTTCGATTCGCAATCCGGCAAGATCGCCTGGCCGTGGTTACGGCCGCACCTGGGCCGGCGCGTGCCGTTCTCTCCGAGCCACAGCGGCGCGCCGTGGCTGGAGCCGATCCATCGCCGCGAGGACGGCAGCAACTCCACCGAACCGCCGAAGCCGGGCGAGCAAGGGCCCTGGAGTCTGTGCCCGGAAGGGGCGCCGCTGAAGTCCTTCAATATCCACGCGATCGGGTTGCCGATCACGCTGAAGACGGCGACGGCCAAGACGCCGGCGATCGTAGATCCGGGTGGATTGCTCTATGTACTGCATGAAGAAGAGCAGGAAGTCCGGAAGAATCCCGCCAAGCAGATGCCGCTGGTGATCCGCGGCAACGTACAGGATTGCATCGACGTCGTGTACAAGAGCGAGTTGAAAGATGATGAGCGGCAAGGGTTCTCCAGCAAGACGAACCTGCATCCGCACATGTTCCAGTTCGACACGCAGGCGTCGGACGGCCCGATCATCGGTTTCTCGTACGAGATGTCGCTGCGACCGTTCACGATCCTGAAGGACGAGCATCCCGGCAAGGGCATGCCCGTGCCGATGAACACGACGATGGAGGCCGATGCCGCGAAGGGGACGGCCAGCATCAAAGTGAAGGATGCCTCCCGGTACCACGTCAAGACCGAGTTGGGCGTGGGGATGGACGAAGTGAATGGGTTCGAGTCGGCGCGCATCAGCAAGATCGAGGGCAACACGATCACGTTCGAGCGGCCGCTGAAGTATAGCCATAAGAAGGGCGAGATCGTGTCGGTGGAGTGGATCCGTGAACGGTGGTATGTGGACGCCGATTTCGGGACCACTTTCTGGCACGACCATGTGTTTGGATTGGACGGGTGGGGCCATGGTTTCTACTCCACCTTCATCGCCGAACCGCCGCGGTCCACGTATCATGACCCGGTGACCGGCAAAGAAATCCGCAGCGGGCCGGTGGCGGACATTCATACCCTCGAACCGGTGTCCGCGCATATCCGGGGCTCCTTCCGTGAAATCGTGACCCAGGTCATGGATTCCAATCCCCGGACCGCGGAACTCATCACGGCCGACAATCCACAGGCGAGAGTGGGGGCCATCTCGGTGGACGGCACGCCGTCTGCGGTCTATCCGGCCAAACTCAACCTGTCGCCGATGAAGTTTTTGAACGGCGGCGAAGCGACGACGGGCGGCGGCTACAACATGCGCGTCGAGCCCTTGTCAGTGCGGCTCGCGAACAATCCGGATCCGTCGCAACTGTTCAGCAGTCTGATCCACGGCGATCCCGGGACCCCGATGTTGCGGGCGTACTTGGGCGATCCGATCGTGGTCCGGTTGATCGAAGGATCGGCCAACGAAGTGCATTCCTGGCACATCAGCGGCCACTGGTTCCCGATGGAGCGGTACAGCAAGAACTCCATTCCCAGAAGTTCGCTGCACGTGGTGATCGGAGAGCGGTACGATGCGGCCATTCCGGCCGCAGGAGGACCGCAACAGATGGCGGGCGACTACCCCTACTACAGCGGTCGCGCGTCGCACTTCGTGGAAGGCAGCTGGGGCCTCTTCCGGGTATTGGACAAAGCGGATGCGACGCTGAAGCCGCTGCCGGGACGGGAAGAGATCCCGCAGTCGGCCAAGTCCGTCTGCCCGGCCGATGCGCCGGTGAAGACCTTCAATGTTGCAGCTATCGACAAGGCGATTCGCTATAACAAGGGCACGCCCGGTGTGATGGAAGTGGACATGGAGCGGAAGATGGTGTTGGGGAACGAGACCGGCAAGATGTACGTGCTCGAAGGCGAGAAGACCAAGGTCGCCGCGGGCAGCATTGAACCGAGCCCGTTGACCCTGCACGTGAACGTGGGTGATTGCATCAAGGTCAATCTCAAGAACGAGATGGCCAAGGAGCGGGCCGGGTTCCACGTCGACCATGTGGCGTACGATCCCAAGGAGTCGATGGGAATCAACGCCGGGAACAACCCCGGCGACCAGACGGTGGCGCCGGGGCAGAGCCGGACCTACACGTTCTTCGCGCATCCGGAGTTCGGGGAGAACGCCGCCCTGATTCAGGATTGGGGGAATGTGATCGAGAATCCGCGGAACGGGCTCTTCGGAGCGATCGTCATCGGTCCGAAGGGATCGCAGTATCGCGATCCGGCGACCGGCGAAGATCTGGCCCAGAAGAGTTCCTGGCGAGCGGACGTGATTGTGGACCGGAGCCTGTCGGGCAACGAGACTCGACAGAACTATCGATCTTTCGCGCTCCTGTTCCAGGATGAAGACAACATCATCGGCACCAGCTTCATGCCCTACATCCAAAAGGTGGCAGGCGTGACGGCGGTGAATTACCGGTCCGAGCCGACCGATTATCGGGTCGAGAAGGGTTGTGCGTACAGCGAAGTGTTTGCCTGCGTCAAGACGGGCGACACTCCGGTGACGCCGGCCATCGCGGCGCATGTGGGCGACCCGGTCGTGATTCATGTCCTCGGCGCGTTCAGTGAACAGGTGCAACTGTTTAGCGTGTCGGGCCATGAGTGGAAGCACGAGCCCTACATGAGCGGGGCGGACCTCGTGAGCACCATGGAGTTCGGCGGCACCGAGGTGATCAATGCCTGGCTGCATGGTGGGGCCGGAGGTCCGAACGGGATCCCTGGCAACTATCTGTGGCTGAACCAGAGACCGGGGTATCTCGACGCCGGTCACTGGGGGACGTTGACGGTGCTCGACCGCGACAGCCGGGCGATCCTGCCGCTGAGCGGGCAGGCGCCGGCCACGCAACAGGCTGAAGAGCAGACTCCAGTGCAGTCTGTGCCGGTGTCCATGAAGGCCAACTAG
- a CDS encoding carboxypeptidase regulatory-like domain-containing protein, giving the protein MKRSIRMGLCLGVIVHMSMGFGVLWQASAYDTVAVTDGAVVRGTVTFKGTAPEPKEFELRRYPDRVFCGALSEGDGRRFLKEVNVGQGGGLKDVVVVVEGVQSGKPFTFTNAQVEANVCQFLPFVTVVSDKRQLTVTNRDPVSHDIQGYSYDQSGVDIVLHRPSLMATGTTDVVHLVKGRKIFTMQCGMHPYMQNWGYAIDNPYYAVTDLDGSFSIGDLPPGTYRVKAWHPILGVQERELTVEPKGTATLDVLFDAN; this is encoded by the coding sequence GTGAAAAGATCAATCAGGATGGGCCTGTGTCTTGGTGTAATTGTTCACATGAGCATGGGGTTCGGAGTCCTGTGGCAGGCCAGCGCGTATGACACCGTTGCTGTGACGGACGGGGCGGTGGTGCGGGGCACGGTGACGTTTAAAGGGACTGCACCGGAGCCCAAAGAGTTCGAGTTGCGCCGATACCCGGATCGCGTCTTTTGCGGCGCCCTGTCAGAGGGGGACGGACGCCGGTTTCTCAAGGAAGTGAATGTCGGACAGGGCGGCGGTCTCAAGGATGTGGTGGTCGTCGTGGAAGGGGTGCAGAGCGGGAAGCCGTTCACCTTTACGAATGCCCAGGTCGAAGCCAATGTGTGCCAGTTTCTTCCCTTCGTCACTGTCGTGAGCGACAAGCGGCAACTGACCGTGACCAATCGAGATCCGGTGTCGCACGATATTCAGGGCTACAGCTACGACCAGTCCGGCGTGGACATTGTCCTCCACCGGCCTTCGCTCATGGCGACCGGGACCACGGATGTCGTGCATCTGGTCAAAGGGCGGAAAATTTTCACCATGCAGTGCGGGATGCATCCCTACATGCAGAACTGGGGGTATGCGATCGACAACCCCTATTATGCTGTGACAGACTTGGACGGCTCATTTTCCATCGGTGACCTTCCTCCCGGCACCTACCGTGTGAAAGCCTGGCATCCGATTCTGGGCGTCCAAGAACGGGAGCTGACAGTCGAACCGAAGGGCACCGCCACGCTCGATGTACTGTTTGACGCGAACTGA